A genomic segment from Pirellulales bacterium encodes:
- a CDS encoding anti-sigma factor yields the protein MNFTENPREERYWELLEQHLAGSLNPQEAAEFARLSAEFYPAAENPPGTDPHLASQIGVTTDLAHWKELAGLVVAAQAVPNYQELPGSLAEKILATATLPDHRQTTRKGFASQPVHVASAGTLHGDPRPSRPDSANVTPAQQSLWSREMGAWLVAAASIFLAFVTLLNRASDRSRDIVVVPPPPNAAVQREEMLARAGQENAQIIRRDWTATMDPAALGASGDVVWDNAAQRGYMRFRGLPVNDPRQEQYQLWIFDTAQNEKYPIDGGVFDIERGTGDIIIPIQAKLAVQQPTLFAITVEKPGGVVVSDRSRLPLLAKVE from the coding sequence ATGAATTTCACCGAGAACCCCCGTGAAGAGCGGTATTGGGAACTGCTGGAACAACATCTGGCGGGGAGCCTGAATCCCCAGGAAGCCGCCGAGTTTGCCCGCCTGAGCGCGGAATTTTATCCCGCTGCCGAAAATCCGCCCGGAACAGATCCCCATTTGGCCAGTCAAATCGGAGTTACAACCGATCTGGCCCACTGGAAAGAACTGGCGGGACTGGTCGTTGCCGCCCAAGCGGTCCCCAATTACCAGGAATTGCCCGGATCCCTGGCCGAAAAAATCCTAGCCACAGCCACCCTGCCGGATCATAGGCAAACGACGCGCAAAGGCTTCGCATCGCAGCCGGTCCACGTCGCCAGTGCCGGTACATTGCATGGCGATCCACGCCCGTCTCGCCCAGACTCGGCAAATGTTACCCCTGCCCAGCAATCCCTCTGGTCGCGAGAAATGGGGGCTTGGTTGGTGGCGGCGGCAAGTATTTTTTTAGCATTTGTGACGTTGCTCAATCGCGCCTCGGACAGATCTAGGGACATCGTTGTGGTGCCACCTCCACCCAATGCCGCCGTCCAGCGAGAGGAAATGCTTGCCCGGGCGGGTCAGGAAAACGCCCAGATTATCCGCCGCGACTGGACCGCCACGATGGACCCCGCCGCCCTAGGGGCCAGCGGTGACGTGGTCTGGGATAACGCGGCCCAGCGTGGATATATGCGTTTTCGAGGCTTGCCGGTCAATGATCCCCGCCAGGAACAGTACCAACTGTGGATCTTTGACACCGCGCAGAATGAAAAATACCCGATTGACGGAGGGGTTTTTGATATCGAGCGGGGGACGGGGGATATTATTATTCCCATTCAGGCAAAACTGGCGGTCCAGCAGCCGACGTTATTTGCGATCACGGTGGAAAAGCCAGGTGGCGTGGTTGTTTCCGACCGTTCGCGCTTGCCTCTCTTGGCCAAGGTGGAGTAA
- a CDS encoding TIM barrel protein, producing MSSPSRRHFLQTLGVAAAAGIATRQTGQTSTVLAADVAPVPSTATHQATATRQPPERTHLGVSTYSFWQFNREDWRDLGKCIDAAAEMGFDGVEILHRQMVDESNATLQGLKKRAFVNGLSLCGFSTHQGFVSPDPAERKKNIDHTIHCIELAYAMGIPTMRVNTGRWGTSKDFDALMANRGIEPNLPGYTDEDGYKWVIDSLAQCLPAAEKCGVYLGLENHWGLGRTPEGVLKIIKAIDSPWLKATLDTGNFLEDPYDRLELMAPQAILVQAKTYYGGGLWYSLDLDYPRIAKMLAKHNYRGWISLEFEGKEDPATGVKKSIELLRGAFG from the coding sequence ATGTCTTCCCCCTCCCGTCGGCATTTTTTACAAACTTTGGGCGTGGCCGCCGCGGCTGGTATTGCGACGCGGCAGACAGGTCAGACGTCAACTGTCCTCGCGGCGGATGTGGCCCCCGTGCCGTCAACCGCCACCCACCAGGCAACCGCAACTCGCCAGCCCCCCGAGCGGACGCATTTGGGCGTGTCAACGTACTCCTTTTGGCAGTTTAACCGAGAGGACTGGCGCGACCTGGGCAAGTGCATCGACGCCGCGGCGGAAATGGGCTTTGACGGGGTGGAGATATTACACCGTCAAATGGTTGACGAGTCCAACGCCACGCTGCAAGGGCTAAAAAAGCGGGCGTTTGTCAATGGTCTATCGCTGTGCGGGTTTTCCACGCACCAGGGATTTGTTTCGCCCGATCCGGCCGAGCGGAAAAAAAACATCGACCATACCATTCACTGCATTGAGTTGGCCTACGCGATGGGCATTCCCACGATGCGGGTCAATACGGGCCGCTGGGGGACGAGCAAGGATTTTGACGCCCTGATGGCCAATCGCGGCATCGAGCCAAACCTGCCTGGCTATACCGATGAGGACGGCTACAAATGGGTGATCGACAGTTTGGCCCAATGCCTGCCCGCCGCCGAAAAATGCGGCGTCTACCTGGGATTAGAAAATCACTGGGGGCTGGGCCGCACACCAGAGGGGGTGCTAAAAATCATCAAAGCAATCGATAGTCCCTGGCTAAAGGCGACGCTGGACACGGGAAACTTCCTGGAGGACCCCTATGACCGGCTGGAACTGATGGCCCCTCAGGCGATCCTGGTCCAGGCCAAGACGTACTACGGCGGCGGCCTGTGGTACAGCCTGGATTTGGATTATCCCCGCATCGCCAAAATGCTGGCCAAGCACAACTATCGCGGGTGGATCTCGCTCGAGTTTGAGGGAAAAGAAGACCCAGCGACGGGGGTCAAGAAGAGCATTGAGTTGCTCAGAGGGGCATTTGGGTAA